The Kitasatospora paranensis genome has a window encoding:
- a CDS encoding sensor histidine kinase has product MAVVVALVPTLVWRRQQPLAMVAVAFAGTALVPLITGGGMPELYSMAYLVVLPYALLRWGSGAQALAGAAVMVGKVGLASALHWTGPGDLVARFAVLLAAGALGVAVRYRAGARLRELDRVRLLERERLARELHDTVAHHVSAMAIRAQAGLATSGLRPDAATDALRVIETEASRALTEMRGMVRVLRRDRPADLTPGPGLADLERLGGDAQPGPPVDVEVDGATDGLPPSVAAALYRLAQESVTNARRHARHATRIEVRVTVGAEQVRLRVSDDGEAGHARPAGSPGYGLTGMAERADLLGGTLRAGPGPGRGWTVTAVLPCRPVAV; this is encoded by the coding sequence GTGGCCGTCGTGGTCGCGCTGGTGCCCACCCTGGTGTGGCGCCGACAGCAGCCGCTCGCCATGGTGGCCGTCGCCTTCGCCGGCACCGCCCTCGTCCCGCTGATCACCGGCGGCGGCATGCCGGAGCTCTACTCCATGGCCTACCTCGTCGTGCTGCCGTACGCGCTGCTGCGCTGGGGCTCCGGGGCTCAGGCCCTGGCCGGCGCCGCGGTCATGGTCGGCAAGGTCGGCCTGGCGAGTGCCCTCCACTGGACGGGCCCCGGCGACCTGGTGGCACGGTTCGCCGTGCTGCTCGCGGCCGGCGCCCTCGGGGTCGCCGTGCGCTACCGGGCCGGTGCACGACTGCGCGAGCTCGACCGGGTCAGACTCCTCGAACGCGAACGGCTGGCCCGCGAGCTCCACGACACGGTGGCCCACCACGTGTCCGCGATGGCGATCCGCGCCCAGGCCGGCCTGGCCACCTCCGGGCTCCGCCCGGACGCCGCCACCGACGCCCTGCGGGTGATCGAGACCGAGGCCTCGCGGGCCCTCACCGAGATGCGCGGCATGGTCCGGGTGCTGCGCCGGGACCGGCCGGCCGACCTCACGCCCGGCCCCGGACTCGCCGACCTCGAACGGCTCGGCGGGGACGCGCAGCCGGGCCCGCCGGTCGACGTGGAGGTCGACGGTGCCACCGACGGCCTCCCGCCCTCGGTGGCGGCCGCGCTCTACCGGCTGGCCCAGGAGTCGGTCACCAACGCCCGTCGGCACGCCCGGCACGCCACCCGCATCGAGGTCCGGGTCACCGTCGGCGCCGAGCAGGTCCGCCTGCGGGTCAGCGACGACGGCGAGGCGGGCCACGCCCGCCCGGCCGGGTCGCCCGGCTACGGCCTCACCGGCATGGCGGAGCGCGCCGACCTGCTCGGCGGCACCCTCCGGGCCGGGCCCGGGCCGGGCCGGGGATGGACCGTGACCGCGGTGCTGCCGTGCCGTCCGGTGGCGGTATGA
- a CDS encoding chaplin: MKAKKIAAVVAATGGLVLVGAGAASAHGGAAAEGVAAGSPGVLSGNLIQVPVHIPVNVCGNTINVIGLLNPAFGNSCANI, from the coding sequence ATGAAGGCCAAGAAGATCGCCGCCGTCGTCGCCGCCACCGGTGGGCTCGTGCTCGTCGGCGCGGGTGCCGCCTCGGCCCACGGCGGCGCCGCCGCCGAGGGTGTCGCGGCCGGCTCCCCGGGCGTGCTGTCCGGCAACCTGATCCAGGTGCCGGTGCACATCCCGGTGAACGTCTGCGGCAACACGATCAACGTGATCGGCCTGCTCAACCCCGCGTTCGGCAACAGCTGCGCGAACATCTGA
- a CDS encoding chaplin family protein encodes MRQRLHRPPRRVRRGRVGADRSGRRRGGCPRGRRRRPPGRRPRGGTRGGGSSASGGSHGSPGVGSGNTASVPVHAPVNACGNTLDVVGLANPAFGNSCGNHSVAHPPTTPPEHCGCSETPPVPPTTGEQTPPPPTGTGRTGDSVGQAPAVPVVQAARLASTGASDIGGLAAAGAALLLGGGVLYRRSRAGAR; translated from the coding sequence GTGCGGCAACGTCTCCACCGGCCACCACGGCGGGTCCGCCGCGGGCGGGTCGGGGCAGACCGCTCCGGGCGGCGGCGCGGCGGGTGTCCCCGGGGGCGCCGGCGGCGACCACCAGGCCGGCGGCCACGAGGGGGCACCCGCGGCGGCGGCTCCTCGGCGAGCGGTGGCAGCCACGGCTCCCCGGGCGTCGGCTCCGGCAACACCGCGAGCGTCCCCGTGCACGCCCCGGTCAACGCCTGCGGCAACACCCTGGACGTGGTGGGTCTCGCCAACCCGGCCTTCGGCAACAGCTGCGGCAACCACTCCGTGGCGCACCCGCCGACCACCCCGCCGGAGCACTGCGGCTGCTCGGAGACCCCGCCCGTCCCGCCGACCACCGGCGAGCAGACGCCCCCGCCGCCCACCGGCACCGGGCGCACCGGTGACTCGGTCGGCCAGGCGCCCGCCGTCCCGGTCGTGCAGGCCGCGCGGCTGGCCTCCACCGGCGCTTCCGACATCGGCGGTCTCGCCGCGGCCGGTGCCGCCCTGCTGCTCGGCGGTGGCGTGCTCTACCGGCGTTCCCGGGCGGGCGCCCGCTGA
- a CDS encoding DUF5703 family protein, which produces MVQQPEYEYQSLRLPRGTSRNAARQLLTDHAEYGNWELDRLRLYPDGSRTVRLRRRIIRQVRSW; this is translated from the coding sequence CTGGTGCAGCAACCCGAGTACGAGTACCAGTCGCTGCGCCTGCCGCGCGGAACGAGCCGCAATGCGGCCAGGCAGTTGCTGACCGACCACGCCGAGTACGGCAACTGGGAGCTCGACCGCCTGCGGCTCTACCCGGACGGCAGCCGGACCGTCCGGCTGCGCCGCCGCATCATCCGGCAGGTCCGCAGCTGGTGA
- a CDS encoding ATP-dependent RecD-like DNA helicase produces MLALPDVRPEQADGFARGLLGPAAGPGDPRRARALVPWLLEQAALRGHSAQEIGEVAAGLQRLGLPEPAAALQEVVVDGLVMAFQEELPGHHGSDEEEPPTRTLLALERLALAEESLGEGLVRVLSTLVPGTDDDADTVEGTPEDAGTDEDAGTADAAGDAEEEGDAAGGVEDGGSGQPTAAPAYVPVRPGPAAWAAAAEAATSSSATALIRAVADSALVVHTGGEASRAELAALLTAADGLGLQAWAAPWTDHGCRALAAAAPGSAAGRIAVLGDLLTGRTGPGRAVDGTLAADLLVVPEAHLLDVELAATLLEAVADGTRLVLSVDPGQLWSAGPGRFAADLLAARFCPVVASRTPDPGPIGELVSGVSIGELQPVEAPEKEVVVLAAQTPDEAVHRAVQLLADSIPRALGIPAEEVVLVTPGHAGSAGTRALNAAAKARLNPGPGVFGGFDPGDRVAWSPAPGTTLPGRVLDGDAAGLHLELSDGARLTLSPAQTTRLRHGWALTAHQAVGRRWPGVVAVVPGDAVAGLTRQWVYTAFGRAERHLSVIHGGGPALAQAVAERPATDRTTRLRAILAEHAGQEF; encoded by the coding sequence GTGCTGGCGCTGCCGGACGTCCGGCCGGAGCAGGCGGACGGCTTCGCCCGCGGCCTGCTCGGCCCGGCCGCCGGCCCCGGCGACCCGCGCCGCGCCCGGGCCCTGGTGCCCTGGCTGCTGGAGCAGGCCGCGCTGCGCGGGCACTCCGCCCAGGAGATCGGCGAGGTCGCCGCGGGCCTCCAGCGACTCGGCCTGCCCGAGCCGGCCGCGGCCCTCCAGGAGGTCGTCGTGGACGGCCTGGTGATGGCCTTCCAGGAGGAGCTGCCGGGCCACCACGGCTCCGACGAGGAGGAGCCGCCCACCCGGACCCTGCTCGCCCTGGAGCGCCTCGCGCTCGCGGAGGAGAGCCTCGGCGAGGGCCTCGTCCGGGTGCTGTCCACCCTCGTCCCGGGCACGGACGACGACGCGGACACCGTCGAGGGCACCCCCGAGGACGCCGGTACGGACGAGGACGCGGGCACGGCCGACGCTGCGGGGGACGCCGAGGAGGAGGGGGACGCCGCAGGCGGCGTCGAGGACGGCGGGAGCGGGCAGCCGACCGCCGCCCCCGCCTACGTGCCCGTCCGACCCGGCCCGGCCGCCTGGGCAGCCGCCGCCGAGGCCGCGACGTCCTCCTCGGCCACCGCGCTGATCCGCGCCGTCGCCGACAGCGCCCTGGTGGTGCACACCGGCGGCGAGGCCTCCCGCGCCGAGCTCGCCGCGCTGCTCACCGCCGCCGACGGCCTCGGCCTGCAGGCCTGGGCCGCGCCCTGGACGGACCACGGGTGCCGCGCCCTCGCCGCGGCGGCACCGGGCTCCGCCGCCGGGCGGATCGCCGTCCTCGGCGACCTGCTGACCGGCCGTACCGGCCCCGGCCGCGCCGTGGACGGCACCCTCGCTGCGGACCTGCTCGTCGTCCCCGAGGCCCACCTGCTCGACGTCGAACTCGCCGCCACCCTGCTGGAGGCCGTCGCCGACGGCACCCGCCTGGTGCTCAGCGTCGACCCCGGGCAGCTGTGGTCCGCGGGCCCGGGCCGCTTCGCCGCCGACCTGCTGGCCGCCAGGTTCTGCCCGGTGGTCGCCTCCCGCACCCCCGACCCGGGCCCGATCGGCGAGCTGGTCTCCGGCGTCTCGATCGGCGAGCTGCAGCCGGTCGAGGCCCCGGAGAAGGAGGTCGTGGTGCTGGCCGCGCAGACCCCGGACGAGGCCGTCCACCGCGCCGTCCAGCTGCTCGCCGACTCCATCCCGCGGGCTCTCGGCATCCCCGCGGAGGAGGTGGTGCTGGTGACTCCCGGGCACGCCGGCAGCGCCGGCACCCGGGCGCTCAACGCCGCGGCCAAGGCCCGGCTGAACCCGGGCCCCGGCGTCTTCGGCGGCTTCGACCCGGGCGACCGGGTGGCGTGGTCCCCCGCGCCCGGCACCACGCTGCCCGGCCGGGTGCTCGACGGCGACGCCGCCGGTCTCCACCTGGAACTGTCGGACGGCGCCCGGCTGACCCTGTCGCCCGCGCAGACCACCCGGCTGCGGCACGGCTGGGCGCTCACCGCCCACCAGGCCGTCGGCCGCCGCTGGCCCGGCGTGGTCGCCGTCGTCCCCGGGGACGCCGTCGCCGGACTCACCCGGCAGTGGGTGTACACCGCCTTCGGCCGCGCCGAGCGCCACCTGTCGGTGATCCACGGCGGCGGCCCGGCGCTGGCCCAGGCCGTCGCGGAGCGGCCCGCCACGGACCGCACCACCCGGCTGCGAGCGATCCTCGCCGAGCACGCCGGCCAGGAGTTCTGA
- a CDS encoding aldo/keto reductase, whose protein sequence is MEQRHLGRTGLKVSRLGLGTMTWGRDTDEHEAAEQLKAFVDAGGTLVDTSDGYADGGAEYLLSRLTDGLVARSELVIATKAGALGGPGPRHDTSRGHLLAALDASLRRLGTDHVDLWQVAGYDPTTPMEETLHALDLAVGSGRARYTGFCDYSGWQLAKAAAWHHGDPSRVPPAAAQLEYSLLQRGLEREVLPAAQDTGIGLLASSPLGRGVLTGKYRHGVPPESRGASTYHAAVVQPYLGERSRRIVDALATAADGLASSPLKVALAWVRDRPGVASALVGARTAAQLQAALSAEALTLPGEIRGALDDVSAPVHRYPDQGWTEL, encoded by the coding sequence ATGGAACAGCGCCACCTCGGCCGGACGGGCCTGAAGGTCTCCCGGCTCGGCCTCGGCACCATGACCTGGGGCCGCGACACGGACGAGCACGAGGCGGCCGAGCAGCTCAAGGCGTTCGTCGACGCCGGCGGCACCCTCGTGGACACCTCCGACGGGTACGCCGACGGCGGCGCCGAGTACCTGCTCTCCCGGCTCACCGACGGCCTGGTCGCCCGCTCCGAACTCGTCATCGCCACCAAGGCCGGCGCGCTGGGCGGCCCCGGCCCCCGGCACGACACCTCCCGCGGCCACCTGCTCGCCGCCCTCGACGCCTCGCTGCGCCGGCTCGGCACCGACCACGTCGACCTCTGGCAGGTGGCCGGGTACGACCCGACGACCCCGATGGAGGAGACCCTGCACGCCCTCGACCTGGCGGTCGGGTCCGGGCGGGCCCGCTACACCGGGTTCTGCGACTACAGCGGCTGGCAGCTCGCCAAGGCCGCCGCCTGGCACCACGGCGACCCCTCCCGGGTGCCGCCGGCCGCCGCCCAGCTCGAGTACTCGCTGCTCCAGCGCGGCCTGGAGCGCGAGGTGCTGCCCGCCGCCCAGGACACCGGCATCGGCCTGCTCGCCTCCTCCCCGCTCGGCCGCGGCGTGCTGACCGGCAAGTACCGGCACGGCGTGCCGCCCGAGTCCCGCGGGGCGTCGACCTACCACGCCGCCGTCGTCCAGCCGTACCTCGGCGAACGCTCCCGGCGGATCGTCGACGCCCTCGCCACCGCCGCCGACGGCCTCGCCAGCAGCCCGCTCAAGGTCGCCCTCGCGTGGGTCAGGGACCGGCCCGGGGTGGCCTCCGCCCTGGTCGGCGCCCGCACGGCCGCCCAGCTGCAGGCGGCGCTGTCGGCGGAGGCCCTTACGCTTCCGGGTGAGATCCGCGGTGCGCTGGACGACGTCTCGGCGCCGGTGCACCGCTACCCGGACCAGGGCTGGACGGAGCTGTGA
- a CDS encoding LLM class F420-dependent oxidoreductase codes for MRLGINLGYWGLGMDADNIAVAQEADRLGYAVCWAAEAYGSDAATVLSYVAAKTERIDVGSAIFQIPARTPTMTAMTAATLDTLSGGRFRLGLGVSGPQVSEGWYGVKFDKPLARTREYVEIIRKAMARERLVHEGANWTLPLPGGPGKPIKLTVHPVREHIPLYIAAIGPKNLEQTGEIADGWLGIFFAPEHAALSVDPLKAGRAKAGLTLDGFDLCPTVTIAVGDDVKAAADLQRDYAALYIGGMGSKEKNFYNQLTRRMGFEQAADEIQERYLARDKAGAAAAVPHELIDATSLLGDTARIADRMQAYADAGVTTLTLAPAGFTLAERITALRTGVEALERAGLA; via the coding sequence ATGCGACTCGGCATCAACCTCGGCTACTGGGGACTCGGCATGGACGCCGACAACATCGCGGTCGCGCAGGAGGCCGACCGGCTCGGCTACGCGGTCTGCTGGGCGGCCGAGGCGTACGGCTCGGACGCCGCCACCGTGCTCAGCTACGTCGCGGCCAAGACCGAGCGGATCGACGTCGGCTCGGCGATCTTCCAGATCCCGGCCCGCACCCCCACCATGACCGCGATGACCGCGGCCACACTGGACACCCTCTCCGGCGGCCGCTTCCGGCTCGGTCTCGGCGTCTCCGGCCCGCAGGTCTCCGAGGGCTGGTACGGCGTCAAGTTCGACAAGCCGCTGGCCCGCACCCGCGAGTACGTCGAGATCATCCGCAAGGCGATGGCCCGCGAGCGCCTCGTCCACGAGGGCGCCAACTGGACGCTGCCGCTGCCCGGCGGCCCGGGCAAGCCGATCAAGCTCACTGTGCACCCGGTGCGCGAGCACATCCCGCTCTACATCGCCGCCATCGGCCCGAAGAACCTGGAGCAGACCGGCGAGATCGCCGACGGCTGGCTCGGCATCTTCTTCGCCCCCGAGCACGCCGCGCTCTCCGTCGACCCGCTGAAGGCCGGCCGCGCCAAGGCCGGGCTCACCCTGGACGGCTTCGACCTGTGCCCGACCGTCACCATCGCGGTCGGCGACGACGTCAAGGCCGCGGCCGACCTGCAGCGCGACTACGCGGCGCTCTACATCGGCGGCATGGGCAGCAAGGAGAAGAACTTCTACAACCAGCTCACCCGCCGGATGGGCTTCGAGCAGGCCGCCGACGAGATCCAGGAGCGGTACCTGGCCCGTGACAAGGCGGGCGCCGCGGCCGCCGTCCCGCACGAGCTGATCGACGCCACCTCGCTGCTCGGCGACACCGCCCGGATCGCCGACCGGATGCAGGCCTACGCCGACGCCGGCGTCACCACGCTGACCCTGGCCCCCGCGGGCTTCACCCTGGCCGAGCGGATCACTGCCCTGCGCACCGGCGTGGAGGCGCTGGAGCGCGCCGGACTGGCCTGA
- a CDS encoding magnesium and cobalt transport protein CorA, translated as MSGMIVDCAVYRDGQRTEGPADFSDALDAARADGDAFVWIGLHEPTSEELDLVASEFGLHPLAVEDALTAAHQRPKLEVYPESLFTVVKTAGYHAAERAVEVGEVLVFIGDAFAITVRHGAVSPLASLRKDLEAQPDLLRHGPAAVLYGVCDRVVDDYLDLAATLQGDLDELEAEVFAPGRSRGVAERIYGFKRQVVAFRRGTAPLQEPATRLVRADVPYVQEGLRPYLRDVLDHLTKVNELVDGLDRLLSDILSANLAQVSVQQNDDMRKISAWAALAAVPTLIAGIYGMNFDHMPELHEVWGYPAAVALMVGVCAVLHRFFKRAGWL; from the coding sequence ATGTCCGGCATGATCGTCGATTGTGCCGTCTACCGGGACGGGCAGCGCACCGAGGGCCCGGCCGACTTCTCGGACGCCCTGGACGCCGCCCGCGCCGACGGGGACGCCTTCGTGTGGATCGGGCTCCATGAACCGACGTCCGAGGAACTCGACCTGGTCGCCTCCGAGTTCGGCCTGCACCCGCTGGCCGTCGAGGATGCGCTGACCGCCGCGCACCAGCGGCCGAAGCTGGAGGTGTACCCGGAGTCGCTCTTCACGGTGGTGAAGACCGCCGGGTACCACGCGGCCGAGCGGGCGGTCGAGGTGGGCGAGGTGCTGGTCTTCATCGGCGACGCGTTCGCGATCACCGTCAGGCACGGGGCGGTGAGCCCGCTGGCCTCGCTGCGCAAGGACCTGGAGGCCCAGCCCGACCTGCTGCGCCACGGCCCGGCGGCGGTGCTCTACGGGGTCTGCGACCGGGTGGTGGACGACTACCTGGATCTCGCCGCCACGCTCCAGGGGGACCTGGACGAGCTGGAGGCCGAGGTGTTCGCCCCTGGGCGCTCGCGCGGCGTCGCCGAGCGGATCTACGGCTTCAAGCGCCAGGTGGTGGCGTTCCGCCGGGGCACGGCGCCGCTCCAGGAGCCGGCGACCCGGCTGGTGCGGGCCGACGTGCCGTACGTGCAGGAGGGGCTGCGCCCCTACCTGCGGGACGTGCTGGACCACCTGACGAAGGTGAACGAGCTGGTCGACGGCCTCGACCGGCTGCTGTCCGACATCCTCAGCGCCAACCTGGCGCAGGTCAGCGTGCAGCAGAACGACGACATGCGGAAGATCTCCGCGTGGGCGGCACTGGCGGCCGTGCCGACGCTGATCGCCGGCATCTACGGCATGAACTTCGACCACATGCCGGAGCTGCACGAGGTCTGGGGCTACCCGGCGGCGGTGGCTCTGATGGTGGGGGTCTGTGCCGTGCTGCACCGGTTCTTCAAGCGGGCCGGCTGGCTCTGA
- a CDS encoding histidine phosphatase family protein, giving the protein MPTLLLVRHGRSTANTAGVLAGWTPGVDLDDTGRGQAKALPGRLDGIPLARAVSSPLERCRQTLAPLLAERPELGEPAVDERLGECHYGDWTGRPLRELAEEPLWRTVQDHASAAAFPGGESLRELSHRTVDAVRDWNARIAAEHGEDAVWIACTHGDVVKAVVADALGLHLDHFQRISVEPCSVTAIRYTPHRPFLLRLGDTGALASLAPKAAPHPVPAGDAMVGGAS; this is encoded by the coding sequence ATGCCCACGCTGCTGCTCGTCCGCCACGGCCGATCGACCGCCAACACCGCCGGGGTCCTGGCCGGCTGGACACCCGGCGTGGACCTCGACGACACCGGACGCGGCCAGGCGAAGGCGCTCCCCGGCCGGCTCGACGGCATTCCGCTGGCCCGGGCCGTCAGCAGCCCGCTGGAGCGCTGCCGGCAGACCCTGGCCCCGCTGCTCGCCGAGCGCCCCGAACTCGGGGAGCCGGCCGTGGACGAGCGCCTCGGCGAGTGCCACTACGGCGACTGGACGGGCCGTCCGCTGCGCGAGCTCGCCGAGGAGCCGCTCTGGCGGACGGTGCAGGACCACGCCTCGGCCGCCGCCTTCCCCGGCGGCGAGTCGCTGCGCGAGCTGAGCCACCGCACCGTCGACGCCGTCCGCGACTGGAACGCCCGGATCGCCGCCGAGCACGGCGAGGACGCCGTCTGGATCGCCTGCACCCACGGCGACGTGGTGAAGGCGGTCGTCGCCGACGCGCTCGGCCTGCACCTCGACCACTTCCAGCGGATCTCCGTCGAGCCCTGCTCGGTCACCGCGATCCGCTACACCCCGCACCGCCCGTTCCTGCTGCGCCTCGGCGACACCGGCGCCCTGGCCTCGCTCGCCCCCAAGGCCGCCCCGCACCCGGTGCCCGCCGGCGACGCGATGGTCGGCGGCGCGAGCTGA
- a CDS encoding DUF3090 domain-containing protein: MPRQVFFYDQPERFVAGTVGQPGSRAFYLQASARGRITSVLLEKAQVAALAERVDEVLDEALRRSSGSVAIPAVAPAELLDSAPLDLPLEQEFRVGTMALAWDGVDERLVVEAQAVVEDAEGEEAAVFDDEDENGPDMLRVRLTGPMARVFAKRALDLVAAGRRPCPFCNLPLDPEGHLCPRANGYRR; encoded by the coding sequence GTGCCCCGTCAGGTCTTCTTCTACGACCAGCCCGAGCGGTTCGTGGCCGGTACCGTCGGCCAGCCCGGATCGCGGGCCTTCTACCTGCAGGCCAGCGCCCGCGGCCGGATCACCAGCGTGCTGCTGGAGAAGGCCCAGGTGGCCGCGCTCGCCGAGCGGGTCGACGAGGTGCTCGACGAGGCCCTGCGGCGCAGCTCCGGCTCCGTCGCGATCCCCGCCGTCGCCCCCGCCGAGCTGCTCGACAGCGCCCCGCTGGACCTCCCGCTGGAGCAGGAGTTCCGGGTCGGCACCATGGCCCTCGCCTGGGACGGCGTCGACGAGCGCCTCGTCGTCGAGGCGCAGGCCGTGGTCGAGGACGCCGAGGGCGAGGAGGCGGCGGTCTTCGACGACGAGGACGAGAACGGCCCCGACATGCTGCGGGTGCGGCTGACCGGCCCGATGGCCCGGGTCTTCGCCAAGCGCGCCCTCGACCTGGTGGCCGCCGGCCGCCGGCCCTGCCCGTTCTGCAACCTGCCGCTCGACCCGGAGGGCCACCTGTGCCCGCGCGCGAACGGGTACCGACGCTGA
- a CDS encoding SCO1664 family protein, whose product MAADVPAALGLLREGTLTVHGRLTDASNAVLYCTAELDGVTAPCVYKPVAGERPLWDFPDGNLAGREVAAYEVSAATGWALIPPTVLRDGPHGPGMVQLWVEPDPDAPELLDLQDPAGPAAGWLPIVRAEIEGGRTALLVHRDDGRLRRLAVLDAVINNADRKGGHWIPAADGRLYGIDHGVTFNVEDKLRTLLWGWAERPLPEDAREVLGRLAGDLAGPLGERLAPHLTPAELAATGARVAALLAAGRHPLPSPDWPSIPWPPL is encoded by the coding sequence CTGGCGGCCGATGTCCCCGCCGCCCTCGGCCTGCTGCGCGAGGGCACGCTCACCGTGCACGGCCGTCTCACCGACGCCTCCAACGCGGTGCTCTACTGCACCGCCGAGCTGGACGGCGTCACCGCGCCCTGCGTCTACAAGCCGGTCGCCGGCGAGCGGCCGCTGTGGGACTTCCCGGACGGCAACCTGGCCGGCCGCGAGGTCGCCGCCTACGAGGTCTCCGCCGCCACCGGGTGGGCGCTGATCCCGCCCACCGTGCTGCGGGACGGGCCGCACGGCCCCGGCATGGTCCAGCTCTGGGTCGAGCCCGATCCGGACGCCCCGGAACTGCTCGACCTCCAGGACCCGGCCGGCCCCGCGGCCGGCTGGCTGCCGATCGTCCGCGCCGAGATCGAGGGCGGCCGCACCGCGCTCCTCGTCCACCGCGACGACGGACGGCTGCGCCGCCTCGCCGTCCTCGACGCGGTGATCAACAACGCCGACCGAAAGGGCGGGCACTGGATACCGGCCGCCGACGGCCGGCTCTACGGCATCGACCACGGCGTCACCTTCAACGTCGAGGACAAACTGCGCACCCTGCTGTGGGGCTGGGCCGAACGGCCGCTGCCCGAGGACGCCCGCGAGGTGCTCGGCCGGCTGGCCGGCGACCTCGCCGGGCCGCTGGGGGAGCGGCTGGCCCCGCACCTCACCCCGGCCGAACTGGCCGCCACCGGGGCCCGGGTGGCCGCGCTGCTGGCCGCCGGACGCCATCCGCTGCCGTCCCCCGACTGGCCGTCGATCCCCTGGCCGCCGCTCTGA
- the mshC gene encoding cysteine--1-D-myo-inosityl 2-amino-2-deoxy-alpha-D-glucopyranoside ligase translates to MHAWPASEVPALPGQGLPLRIFDTATSSVREVVPQGPTARLYVCGITPYDATHLGHAATYNTFDLVQRVWKDAGHDVLYVQNVTDVDDPLLERAVATGQDWTALAERETALFREDMTALRMLPPAHYIGAVESIPWIVPLVKKLLASGAAYELDGDIYFSVDADPHFGEVSGLDRDAMMPVFAERGGDPQRPGKKHPLDALLWLSARPGEPAWDTELGHGRPGWHIECVAIALQFLGMSFDIQGGGSDLSFPHHEMGAAHAQVATGEHPYAQAYVHAGMVALDGHKMSKSRGNLVFVSALRREGVDPAAIRLALLAHHYRADWEWTERDLAQAQERLALWRAAVSRPDGTRAEGMLAEVRAALADDLDAPAALAAVDRWAAAQNAAGGDDIGAPGLVSRTVDALLGVAL, encoded by the coding sequence ATGCATGCCTGGCCCGCCTCCGAGGTTCCCGCCCTGCCTGGTCAGGGGCTCCCCCTTCGTATCTTCGACACAGCCACGAGCAGTGTCCGGGAGGTCGTGCCCCAGGGCCCGACCGCCCGCCTCTACGTCTGCGGCATCACCCCGTACGACGCCACCCACCTGGGCCACGCCGCCACCTACAACACCTTCGATCTGGTGCAGCGGGTCTGGAAGGACGCCGGTCACGACGTCCTCTACGTCCAGAACGTCACCGACGTCGACGACCCGCTGCTGGAGCGGGCCGTCGCCACCGGCCAGGACTGGACGGCCCTCGCCGAGCGTGAGACCGCGCTCTTCCGCGAGGACATGACGGCCCTGCGGATGCTCCCGCCGGCGCACTACATCGGCGCCGTCGAGTCCATCCCGTGGATCGTCCCGCTGGTGAAGAAGCTGCTGGCGAGCGGCGCCGCCTACGAGCTGGACGGCGACATCTACTTCTCGGTCGACGCCGACCCGCACTTCGGCGAGGTCTCCGGCCTCGACCGCGACGCGATGATGCCGGTCTTCGCCGAGCGCGGCGGCGACCCGCAGCGCCCCGGCAAGAAGCACCCGCTGGATGCCCTGCTGTGGCTCTCCGCCCGGCCGGGCGAGCCCGCCTGGGACACCGAGCTCGGCCACGGCCGGCCCGGCTGGCACATCGAGTGCGTGGCGATCGCCCTGCAGTTCCTCGGGATGTCCTTCGACATCCAGGGCGGCGGCAGCGACCTGTCCTTCCCGCACCACGAGATGGGCGCCGCGCACGCCCAGGTCGCCACCGGCGAGCACCCGTACGCGCAGGCGTACGTGCACGCCGGGATGGTCGCCCTGGACGGGCACAAGATGTCCAAGTCCCGCGGCAACCTGGTCTTCGTGTCGGCCCTGCGCCGCGAGGGCGTCGACCCGGCGGCGATCCGGCTGGCCCTGCTGGCGCACCACTACCGGGCCGACTGGGAGTGGACGGAGCGCGACCTCGCGCAGGCCCAGGAGCGCCTCGCGCTGTGGCGCGCCGCCGTCTCCCGCCCGGACGGGACGCGCGCCGAGGGCATGCTCGCCGAGGTCCGTGCGGCACTCGCCGACGACCTGGACGCACCGGCCGCGCTCGCCGCGGTCGACCGCTGGGCCGCCGCGCAGAACGCGGCCGGGGGCGACGACATCGGCGCCCCCGGCCTGGTCTCCCGGACGGTCGACGCCCTCCTCGGCGTGGCGCTGTGA